One window from the genome of Roseisolibacter agri encodes:
- a CDS encoding M14 family metallopeptidase, which translates to MRRARVATVALLLAGCARGTTSGAAAAPVPAAGSTESAVTVGKRVAERFRVAALASRRFTHAQLWAALDPIVRAPAFRVTEIGRSIQGRPIRAVTYGSGPTRVLLWSQMHGDESTATMSLADLMAWLGDASDVDAALRARLARELTIVMVPMLNPDGAEVFQRENALGVDVNRDAARLATPEARTLKALRDSVRPQFGFNLHDQGARILTGRSGRQVGIALLAPAADESRGYTGARGAARLVASGLVTVVEGEIPGRVAKYEDDFNPRAFGDLMQRWGTSTVLIESGALPNDPEKQRLRAINVVAILSALDAIGSGRYRAADPLIYDRLPMNARTAVDVLVRGAMVVLPGAPPMRADLALNYDEPLTRTRPRVREVGDLSLVVAMDTVEGAGLFLHPSPAMLDDSRGGARRLRIGAPATFTLRRGREATSEAVPVPPSLSPDPS; encoded by the coding sequence GTGAGGCGCGCACGCGTCGCGACGGTGGCGCTCCTGCTCGCGGGCTGCGCGCGCGGCACGACGAGCGGCGCGGCGGCTGCGCCCGTGCCGGCGGCCGGGTCGACCGAGAGCGCGGTCACCGTCGGGAAGCGGGTGGCCGAGCGGTTCCGCGTGGCGGCGCTGGCGTCGCGGCGCTTCACGCACGCGCAGCTGTGGGCGGCGCTCGACCCGATCGTGCGCGCGCCGGCGTTCCGCGTCACCGAGATCGGGCGCTCGATCCAGGGGCGGCCGATCCGCGCGGTCACCTACGGCAGCGGGCCGACGCGCGTGCTGCTCTGGTCGCAGATGCACGGCGACGAGTCCACCGCGACGATGTCGCTCGCGGACCTCATGGCGTGGCTCGGCGACGCGTCGGACGTCGACGCGGCGCTGCGCGCGCGGCTGGCGCGCGAGCTGACGATCGTGATGGTGCCGATGCTCAATCCCGACGGCGCCGAGGTGTTCCAGCGCGAGAACGCGCTGGGCGTGGACGTGAACCGCGACGCCGCGCGGCTGGCGACGCCCGAGGCGCGCACGCTGAAGGCACTGCGCGACTCCGTCCGCCCGCAGTTCGGCTTCAACCTGCACGACCAGGGCGCGCGCATCCTCACCGGGCGCAGCGGGCGGCAGGTGGGCATCGCGCTGCTGGCGCCCGCGGCCGACGAGAGCCGCGGCTACACCGGCGCGCGCGGCGCCGCGCGGCTGGTGGCGAGCGGCCTCGTGACGGTGGTCGAGGGGGAGATCCCGGGGCGCGTCGCGAAGTACGAGGACGACTTCAACCCGCGCGCGTTCGGGGACCTGATGCAGCGCTGGGGCACGAGCACGGTGCTGATCGAGAGCGGCGCGCTGCCGAACGACCCCGAGAAGCAGCGCCTGCGCGCGATCAACGTCGTCGCCATCCTCTCGGCCCTCGACGCGATCGGGAGCGGGCGGTATCGCGCCGCGGATCCCCTCATCTACGACCGGCTGCCGATGAACGCGCGCACCGCGGTGGACGTGCTGGTGCGCGGTGCGATGGTGGTGCTCCCCGGCGCGCCGCCCATGCGCGCGGACCTCGCGCTCAACTACGACGAGCCGCTGACCCGCACGCGCCCGCGCGTGCGCGAGGTGGGCGACCTGTCGCTCGTCGTCGCGATGGACACGGTGGAGGGCGCGGGGCTCTTCCTGCACCCGTCGCCCGCGATGCTCGACGATTCGCGCGGCGGCGCGCGCCGGCTGCGCATCGGCGCGCCCGCGACCTTCACGCTGCGCCGCGGCCGCGAGGCCACCAGCGAGGCGGTGCCGGTGCCGCCGTCCCTCTCTCCCGATCCCTCGTGA
- a CDS encoding N-acyl-D-amino-acid deacylase family protein has translation MTLARRLAAVLVTAVLATPAAAQNGAASGASDRYDLVIRNGRLLDGAGNPWIRADVAIRGDRIAAIGDLSAARATRTIDAAGRYVAPGFIDTHSHAGPGLANPALSAGTPLLAQGITTVVVNPDGGGPTDLVQQRARLVAAKPGVNVGLMVPHGSVRGAVLGSQDRKATDAELERMRGIVRAGMAAGAFGLSSGPFYAPGSFAPTEELVELAKVAGAGGGVYTSHIRDESDYTIGVVAAVDEVIRVAREGGLPGIVTHIKALGPNVWGKSRTLVEHIEGARAQGVEVFADQYPYEASGTSLSASLVPRWAEVGGGDSLRARIADPVARVRLRAGMVENLARRGGAERMQFQRYTPDPTVEGKTLRQVADERKQDPVDLAMALIAKGSAGITSFNMDSTDIATLMRQPWTMTASDGDLVPMGQGVPHPRAYGTFPRKLGKYARDERTVGLEQAIRSMTSLPAAVFRMHDRGLLRPGAYADVVVFDLAKVRDAATYTQPHQLAEGMAYVIVNGAVAVDDGKATDARGGVVLKR, from the coding sequence GTGACCCTCGCTCGCCGCCTCGCCGCCGTCCTGGTGACGGCGGTCCTCGCCACGCCCGCCGCCGCGCAGAACGGTGCGGCGAGTGGGGCATCCGACCGCTACGACCTGGTCATCCGCAACGGCCGCCTGCTGGACGGTGCGGGCAACCCGTGGATCCGCGCCGACGTCGCGATCCGCGGCGACCGCATCGCGGCCATCGGCGACCTGTCGGCGGCGCGTGCGACGCGCACGATCGACGCCGCCGGCCGCTACGTCGCGCCGGGCTTCATCGACACGCACTCGCACGCGGGGCCCGGGCTCGCCAACCCCGCGCTGAGCGCGGGCACGCCGCTGCTCGCGCAGGGGATCACGACGGTCGTCGTGAACCCCGACGGCGGCGGTCCGACGGACCTCGTGCAGCAGCGCGCGCGCCTCGTCGCCGCGAAGCCGGGCGTCAACGTCGGCCTCATGGTGCCGCACGGCTCCGTGCGCGGTGCGGTGCTCGGGTCCCAGGACCGCAAGGCGACCGACGCGGAGCTGGAGCGCATGCGCGGCATCGTGCGCGCGGGGATGGCGGCGGGCGCGTTCGGGCTGTCGAGCGGACCGTTCTACGCGCCGGGCAGCTTCGCCCCCACCGAGGAGCTGGTGGAGCTGGCGAAGGTCGCGGGCGCGGGCGGCGGCGTCTACACGAGCCACATCCGCGACGAGTCGGACTACACGATCGGCGTCGTGGCCGCGGTGGACGAGGTGATCCGCGTCGCGCGCGAGGGCGGGCTGCCGGGCATCGTCACGCACATCAAGGCGCTCGGCCCCAACGTGTGGGGGAAGTCGCGCACGCTGGTCGAGCACATCGAGGGCGCGCGCGCGCAGGGCGTGGAGGTGTTCGCCGACCAGTATCCGTACGAGGCGTCGGGCACGAGCCTCTCGGCCTCGCTGGTGCCGCGGTGGGCCGAGGTGGGCGGCGGCGACTCGCTGCGCGCGCGCATCGCGGATCCGGTGGCGCGCGTGCGGCTGCGCGCGGGCATGGTGGAGAACCTCGCGCGCCGCGGCGGCGCGGAGCGGATGCAGTTCCAGCGCTACACGCCCGACCCGACCGTCGAGGGGAAGACGCTCCGCCAGGTGGCGGACGAGCGCAAGCAGGACCCGGTGGACCTGGCGATGGCGCTGATCGCGAAGGGGAGCGCCGGGATCACGTCGTTCAACATGGACTCGACGGACATCGCGACGCTGATGCGGCAGCCGTGGACGATGACGGCGTCGGACGGCGACCTGGTGCCGATGGGGCAGGGCGTCCCGCATCCGCGCGCCTACGGGACCTTCCCGCGCAAGCTGGGCAAGTACGCGCGCGACGAGCGCACGGTGGGGCTGGAGCAGGCGATCCGCAGCATGACGAGCCTGCCCGCGGCGGTGTTCCGCATGCACGACCGCGGGCTGCTGCGCCCGGGCGCCTACGCGGACGTCGTGGTGTTCGACCTCGCGAAGGTGCGCGACGCCGCGACGTACACGCAGCCGCACCAGCTGGCCGAGGGGATGGCGTACGTGATCGTCAACGGCGCGGTCGCGGTGGACGACGGGAAGGCGACGGACGCGCGGGGTGGGGTGGTCCTGAAGCGCTAG
- a CDS encoding SusC/RagA family TonB-linked outer membrane protein — MTILRHPARAFTRAAGGLLLVAGVAGTAAAQAPQQATITGRVTDAVSGQPIVAAQLNVVGSNLGTQTNAAGQYTIRGVRPGPAEVRVLRVGFAEQKSSVTLTAGQTATLDFQMRTVATTLTPVVTTATGEQRRVEVGNAIAQVNAAEVVSTRAVGNVGDLLTARAAGVQVLPGTQTGAGTRVRIRGTSSLSLSNNPIYVIDGVRMESSTGSSTLSVGGTTPSRVGDLNPEEIANIEIVKGPSAATLYGTDAANGVIVITTKRGTAGRPQWTYYTEQAAIRDNNQYPTAYRGWRTGTSATTNSTAANSVQCFLTQVTSNACKQDSVTAYNLHDDKEATPYGTGYRQQHGLQLGGGSDVMRYFLHGEWEDEDGVTQVPEFERRYMASHNRSLLPEQESPNRLTRVTTRANLNLNLPRNADIAVSAGYTTQDLRLPMSDDSGVSGIAANVYGGPGFKYNLSPAGDTLYGWRQFTPRDIYQAVSNQAIERLIGSTAANWRPQEWLALRGNVGLDYTNRRDTQLCRFANCPDVGTDRLGYKRDNRANFFIYTVDAAGTATRQLTSAIASKTSVGFQFYRNMFNRNGASATQLPPGATTVTAGAIPSADETTTESRTLGGYVEQNLALNDRLFLTAAVRSDRNSAFGADFKTVFYPKFSASWVLSEEPFFPSMGWLNQLRLRSAYGASGVQPGTIDAVQYFSTTAARILPTATAGEAAVESPGLVYSTLGNRNLKPERSAELELGFDGTYWNSRITTELTYYNKTSSDALFSRILPPSAGTGATARLENLGKVRNSGWEALINAQLLQRRALGWDVTFNGSMNSNELVSLGGLPNIVSSSTLQQREGYPLNGWWTRRLTGYNDANGNGIVELSEITVSDTAEFLGYSQPRREIAVTNGFDFWNRRLRLAAMVDYKGGHKQYNNTERIRCASRLNCAGLIDPNASPFEQARTVAVREHSSRTVGGYIEDADFIRWRELALSFNAPETFARRVKTRTVTATLAARNLGVLWTKYSGVDPEATGTATGDAPSEFQAFAPTTYYTFRISLGF, encoded by the coding sequence ATGACCATCCTGCGCCATCCCGCGCGCGCGTTCACGCGCGCCGCCGGCGGCCTGCTGCTCGTCGCCGGCGTCGCCGGCACGGCGGCGGCGCAGGCGCCACAGCAGGCGACCATCACCGGCCGCGTCACCGACGCGGTGAGCGGCCAGCCGATCGTGGCGGCGCAGCTCAACGTCGTCGGCTCCAACCTCGGCACGCAGACCAACGCGGCCGGCCAGTACACGATCCGCGGCGTCCGCCCCGGCCCCGCCGAGGTGCGCGTCCTGCGCGTCGGATTCGCCGAGCAGAAGTCGTCGGTGACGCTGACGGCCGGCCAGACGGCGACGCTCGACTTCCAGATGCGCACCGTCGCCACGACGCTCACGCCCGTCGTCACCACCGCGACCGGCGAGCAGCGCCGCGTGGAGGTGGGCAACGCGATCGCGCAGGTGAACGCCGCCGAGGTGGTGAGCACGCGCGCGGTCGGCAACGTCGGCGACCTGCTGACGGCGCGCGCCGCCGGCGTGCAGGTGCTCCCCGGCACGCAGACCGGCGCCGGCACGCGCGTCCGCATCCGCGGCACCAGCTCGCTGTCGCTGTCGAACAACCCGATCTACGTCATCGACGGCGTGCGCATGGAGAGCTCCACGGGCTCCTCGACGCTGAGCGTGGGCGGCACGACGCCGAGCCGCGTGGGCGACCTCAATCCCGAGGAGATCGCCAACATCGAGATCGTGAAGGGGCCGTCGGCGGCGACGCTCTACGGCACCGACGCCGCCAACGGCGTCATCGTGATCACGACCAAGCGCGGCACCGCCGGCCGTCCGCAGTGGACGTACTACACCGAGCAGGCGGCGATCCGGGACAACAACCAGTACCCGACCGCCTACCGCGGCTGGCGCACCGGCACGTCGGCGACCACCAACTCGACGGCGGCGAACTCGGTGCAGTGCTTCCTGACGCAGGTCACGTCGAACGCCTGCAAGCAGGACAGCGTGACCGCGTACAACCTGCACGACGACAAGGAAGCGACGCCCTACGGCACCGGCTACCGCCAGCAGCACGGCCTGCAGCTCGGCGGCGGCTCGGACGTCATGCGCTACTTCCTGCACGGCGAGTGGGAGGACGAGGACGGCGTCACGCAGGTGCCGGAGTTCGAGCGCCGCTACATGGCGTCGCACAACCGGTCGCTGCTCCCCGAGCAGGAGAGCCCGAACCGGCTGACGCGCGTCACGACGCGCGCGAACCTGAACCTGAACCTGCCGCGCAACGCCGACATCGCGGTCAGCGCCGGCTACACGACGCAGGACCTGCGGCTCCCGATGAGCGACGACTCGGGCGTCAGCGGCATCGCCGCCAACGTGTACGGCGGCCCCGGCTTCAAGTACAACCTCTCGCCCGCCGGCGACACGCTGTACGGCTGGCGCCAGTTCACGCCGCGCGACATCTACCAGGCCGTCAGCAACCAGGCGATCGAGCGCCTCATCGGCTCCACGGCCGCCAACTGGCGCCCGCAGGAGTGGCTGGCGCTGCGCGGCAACGTGGGTCTCGACTACACGAACCGCCGCGACACGCAGCTCTGCCGGTTCGCCAACTGCCCCGACGTGGGCACGGACCGCCTGGGCTACAAGCGCGACAACCGCGCCAACTTCTTCATCTACACGGTGGACGCCGCCGGCACGGCGACGCGCCAGCTGACGTCGGCCATCGCGTCGAAGACGAGCGTCGGCTTCCAGTTCTACCGCAACATGTTCAACCGCAACGGCGCCAGCGCGACGCAGCTGCCGCCGGGTGCCACCACCGTCACCGCCGGCGCGATCCCCTCGGCCGACGAGACGACGACCGAGAGCCGCACCCTCGGCGGCTACGTCGAGCAGAACCTCGCGCTCAACGACCGCCTGTTCCTCACGGCCGCCGTGCGCTCGGACCGCAACAGCGCGTTCGGCGCGGACTTCAAGACGGTGTTCTACCCGAAGTTCTCGGCCTCGTGGGTGCTGAGCGAGGAGCCGTTCTTCCCGAGCATGGGCTGGCTGAACCAGCTGCGCCTCCGCTCGGCCTACGGCGCGTCCGGCGTGCAGCCGGGCACCATCGACGCCGTGCAGTACTTCTCGACCACGGCGGCGCGCATCCTCCCGACGGCGACGGCGGGTGAGGCGGCGGTCGAGTCGCCGGGCCTCGTCTACTCGACGCTCGGCAATCGCAACCTCAAGCCCGAGCGCTCGGCGGAGCTGGAGCTCGGCTTCGACGGCACGTACTGGAACAGCCGCATCACGACCGAGCTGACGTACTACAACAAGACGTCGTCGGACGCGCTGTTCAGCCGCATCCTGCCGCCGTCGGCTGGCACCGGCGCCACGGCGCGCCTGGAGAACCTCGGCAAGGTGCGCAACTCGGGCTGGGAGGCGCTGATCAACGCGCAGCTCCTGCAGCGCCGCGCGCTCGGCTGGGACGTGACGTTCAACGGCTCGATGAACAGCAACGAGCTGGTGAGCCTCGGCGGGCTGCCGAACATCGTGTCGAGCAGCACGCTGCAGCAGCGCGAGGGCTACCCGCTCAACGGCTGGTGGACGCGCCGCCTGACGGGCTACAACGACGCGAACGGCAACGGCATCGTCGAGCTGAGCGAGATCACCGTCAGCGACACGGCGGAGTTCCTCGGCTACTCGCAGCCGCGCCGCGAGATCGCCGTCACCAACGGCTTCGACTTCTGGAACCGCCGCCTGCGCCTGGCTGCGATGGTGGACTACAAGGGCGGCCACAAGCAGTACAACAACACGGAGCGCATCCGCTGCGCGAGCCGCCTGAACTGCGCGGGCCTCATCGACCCGAACGCGTCGCCGTTCGAGCAGGCGCGCACGGTCGCGGTGCGCGAGCACTCCAGCCGCACGGTCGGCGGCTACATCGAGGACGCGGACTTCATCCGCTGGCGCGAGCTGGCGCTGAGCTTCAACGCGCCCGAGACGTTCGCGCGCCGCGTGAAGACGCGCACCGTGACCGCCACGCTGGCCGCCCGCAACCTCGGCGTGCTCTGGACCAAGTACAGCGGCGTCGACCCCGAGGCCACCGGCACCGCGACCGGCGACGCGCCCTCGGAGTTCCAGGCCTTCGCGCCGACGACGTACTACACCTTCCGCATCAGCCTCGGCTTCTGA
- a CDS encoding penicillin acylase family protein → MSLRLPARAAVRAAPLLLVAPLVAARAQTPTAAGPVPEFARQVEVRRTAHGVPHIRAPHLKGAAYGLAWVQLEDHGAGVALGLLRARGEMGRWFGRDSMAGDFLAQRARAVAVERYAQLDQATRDVYEGFAEGVNRYVALHPQEFPAGFAPRFTGYDVATRDVNLASANQARRFLARVAPAEARAGGRNAATAANDPSEEGEPTPGVDRIEEGSNAWAFAPSRTKSGRAILVRNPHLAWTAGYYEAHVSVPAVLDFYGDFRIGGPFGVIGGFNKDLGWSTTNNAPDLDEIYALDVDPAKPDHYLLDGASLPLQRELVTVAFKNGDGVSTETREFWRTPLGPVIHRDGGKIHILRAAAEGEWRAGEQFLQMMRASSLAEWKQAMRTRARINSSFTYADRAGNILYVWNASIPSLPHPSGGDTASVPAHRTSDVWTRYVPFDSLPQLLNPPGGYVRNENDAPYHTNLHRILDRSKYPANFPEPSLRLRSQLSLALVDTKQKLSLEDAIALKHSYRMLLADRVKADLLAAVRAASPDAATAQAADVLARWDNTAGPTSRGAVLFETWWRRYTEGQNADSMFAKAWTVAEPATTPRGLKDPARAAQAFTWAVTETARRHGDAAVAWGDVHRVRMGRTDVPVGGCGGALGCFRVLNFRTDPDGKRSVIGGDGWVLAVEFGREIPRAFSVLAYGQSARPESPLYGDQAAMFARGEMKRVAFTPADVDAQTVRRYVPGAEP, encoded by the coding sequence GTGTCTCTCCGCCTTCCCGCCCGTGCGGCCGTCCGCGCCGCGCCCCTGCTGCTCGTCGCCCCGCTGGTGGCCGCGCGCGCCCAGACGCCCACCGCGGCGGGCCCGGTGCCCGAGTTCGCGCGCCAGGTGGAGGTGCGCCGCACCGCGCACGGCGTGCCGCACATCCGCGCGCCGCACCTCAAGGGCGCGGCGTACGGGCTAGCGTGGGTCCAGCTCGAGGACCACGGCGCCGGCGTCGCCCTCGGCCTGCTGCGCGCGCGCGGCGAGATGGGACGCTGGTTCGGCCGCGACTCGATGGCCGGCGACTTCCTCGCGCAGCGCGCGCGGGCCGTCGCCGTCGAGCGCTACGCGCAGCTGGACCAGGCCACGCGCGACGTCTACGAGGGCTTCGCCGAGGGCGTCAACCGCTACGTCGCGCTGCATCCGCAGGAGTTCCCGGCGGGCTTCGCGCCGCGCTTCACGGGCTACGACGTCGCCACGCGCGACGTGAACCTCGCCTCGGCCAACCAGGCGCGCCGCTTCCTGGCGCGCGTGGCGCCGGCGGAGGCGCGGGCCGGTGGTCGCAACGCCGCGACGGCGGCGAACGATCCGTCCGAGGAAGGGGAGCCCACGCCGGGCGTCGACCGCATCGAGGAGGGCTCCAACGCGTGGGCCTTCGCGCCGTCGCGCACCAAGTCCGGCCGCGCGATCCTCGTGCGCAACCCGCACCTCGCGTGGACCGCGGGCTACTATGAGGCCCACGTCTCGGTTCCGGCGGTCCTCGACTTCTACGGGGACTTCCGCATCGGCGGGCCGTTCGGCGTCATCGGGGGCTTCAACAAGGACCTCGGCTGGTCGACGACGAACAACGCGCCCGACCTCGACGAGATCTACGCGCTCGACGTCGACCCGGCGAAGCCGGACCACTACCTGCTGGACGGTGCGTCGCTGCCGCTGCAGCGCGAGCTGGTGACCGTCGCCTTCAAGAACGGCGACGGCGTCTCGACCGAGACGCGCGAGTTCTGGCGCACGCCGCTGGGCCCCGTCATCCACCGCGACGGCGGCAAGATCCACATCCTGCGCGCGGCGGCCGAGGGCGAGTGGCGGGCGGGCGAGCAGTTCCTGCAGATGATGCGCGCGTCGTCGCTGGCGGAGTGGAAGCAGGCGATGCGCACGCGCGCCCGCATCAACTCGAGCTTCACCTACGCGGACCGCGCGGGGAACATCCTCTACGTCTGGAACGCGTCGATCCCGTCGCTGCCGCACCCGAGCGGCGGCGACACGGCGTCCGTGCCCGCGCACCGCACGAGCGACGTGTGGACGCGCTACGTGCCGTTCGACTCGCTGCCGCAGCTCCTCAATCCGCCGGGCGGCTACGTGCGCAACGAGAACGACGCGCCGTACCACACCAACCTCCACCGGATCCTCGACCGGTCGAAGTATCCGGCCAACTTCCCCGAGCCGTCGCTGCGGCTGCGCAGCCAGCTGAGCCTCGCGCTGGTGGACACGAAGCAGAAGCTCAGCCTCGAGGACGCGATCGCGCTCAAGCACTCGTACCGGATGCTGCTCGCGGACCGCGTGAAGGCGGACCTGCTGGCGGCGGTGCGCGCGGCGTCGCCCGACGCGGCGACGGCGCAGGCGGCGGACGTGCTGGCGCGCTGGGACAACACGGCCGGCCCCACGAGCCGCGGCGCGGTGCTGTTCGAGACCTGGTGGCGCCGCTACACCGAGGGGCAGAACGCGGACTCGATGTTCGCGAAGGCGTGGACCGTGGCCGAGCCGGCGACGACGCCGCGCGGGCTGAAGGACCCGGCGCGCGCCGCGCAGGCGTTCACGTGGGCGGTGACCGAGACCGCGCGCCGCCACGGCGACGCGGCGGTGGCGTGGGGCGACGTGCACCGCGTGCGCATGGGCAGGACCGACGTGCCGGTGGGCGGCTGCGGCGGCGCGCTGGGCTGCTTCCGCGTGCTGAACTTCCGCACCGATCCCGATGGCAAGCGCTCGGTGATCGGCGGCGACGGCTGGGTGCTGGCGGTGGAGTTCGGGCGCGAGATCCCGCGCGCGTTCTCGGTGCTGGCGTACGGCCAGAGCGCGCGGCCGGAGTCGCCGCTCTACGGCGACCAGGCGGCGATGTTCGCGCGCGGCGAGATGAAGCGCGTGGCCTTCACGCCGGCCGACGTGGACGCGCAGACGGTGCGGCGCTACGTGCCGGGGGCGGAGCCGTGA
- a CDS encoding ECF-type sigma factor encodes MATQGPERTPDTRHDAQPDAQRDAQEIEAALATLRRGAPEAMDRLLPLVYDDLRRMAHRQLAAEPSGHTLSTTALVHEAYLRLADQSRAEWVDRGHFLAIAARVMRRVLVDYARRHRAERRGGAERQRVALEDADDAGAVVAAQRADELLALDEALARLALVDERLCRVVECRFFAGLSEVETAEALGVSQRTVSRDWTTARGWLYRELRGDAA; translated from the coding sequence ATGGCCACGCAGGGACCGGAGCGCACACCCGACACGCGACACGACGCGCAGCCCGACGCGCAGCGCGACGCGCAGGAGATCGAGGCCGCCCTGGCCACCTTGCGCCGCGGCGCGCCCGAGGCGATGGACCGCCTGCTGCCGCTGGTCTACGACGACCTGCGCCGCATGGCGCACCGGCAGCTCGCGGCCGAGCCGTCGGGACACACGCTGAGCACGACGGCGCTCGTCCACGAGGCGTATCTGCGGCTGGCCGACCAGTCGCGCGCGGAGTGGGTGGACCGCGGCCACTTCCTCGCGATCGCCGCGCGCGTGATGCGTCGCGTGCTCGTCGACTACGCGCGCCGGCACCGCGCCGAGCGGCGCGGCGGGGCGGAGCGGCAGCGCGTGGCGCTCGAGGACGCGGACGACGCGGGAGCGGTGGTGGCGGCGCAGCGCGCCGACGAGCTGCTGGCGCTCGACGAGGCGCTCGCGCGGCTGGCGCTCGTGGACGAGCGGCTGTGTCGGGTGGTCGAGTGCCGTTTCTTCGCGGGCCTGAGCGAGGTCGAGACGGCGGAGGCGCTCGGCGTGTCGCAGCGCACCGTGTCGCGCGACTGGACGACCGCGCGCGGGTGGCTGTACCGCGAGCTGCGCGGCGATGCCGCCTGA